Genomic window (Salvelinus namaycush isolate Seneca chromosome 27, SaNama_1.0, whole genome shotgun sequence):
aaaatgcaAAATGAACAGCTTTACCTTTCATTAAAAGCAAACAACTAAACCAATAATCAAAGTCCTTCATTGCTGAAACAAACTGAAAGCACAGCTTTTCAATTAAATAAGATGCCTCTCAATTCCTGATTAGGACAAGTGATACTTTCAGTAATTTCAATTCACCATGATTAATAATAATTACTATTGTATTGAAGATAACATTGCAATCTTTGGTTGCTCTGGAAGCTGTTGCCATTTCTAAAGAATGTCATTTCAGTTGTTAAATGTAAAATCAACTGCCCTTTTAAAACTGCAATAGTGCGGATAAGCATCACTAACAAAACTATTTGAACCAAGTGAGTTGAAGTGCAGAGATCGCTTAATGAACACATGGTCTGAGCAAAACATGGTGCAATGTTGCGATTTCATTTTCAAGGTAAGAATCAAACATCTCTTAAGGTCGAGTAAAGTAGCATCTCTCAAAACACTCATTTGTATACAACCTTCTCTTTTCTAAGGGAAAGTGTATTTTTATTACATGTACAATAACGTACACAATTTAAGCAAGGTCACACAAGAGACCAGTAGTAATAATAAGAGGTATATCTGTGATTACAGTAGAACTTCACGTTTTAATTAAACCTCTTCTTGGCGCGGAGCTCTTGGAGGCCCTCTCGGCTCCCTGCTTACTTTCTTTCAGCAAAACAGCAAACACACGACCAACAGCATCCCTAAAAAACACAAGGAATGTGGGTCTCTCACACAGAACTGCACCTGTTGGAACACCCAACCACCTAGGCACACTATCATAGCAGCTACACCTCTGCAAGCCCTTGGAGGAGCTAACCCAAAGACAAACAAAAAAGGAAACAAATCTTAAGAGTGAAAATGAGTGACATCCCTGATGTTGAGAAAATgaagatgttttttttaaacttaaatatatataatatatttatcGCTATAGGGCTGATCAGTCCCCGTTAGAGTCTGTGTCATCATTAATATAGTCTTCCTCTATGGGCGTTTCACCGTTCTCTGTCCCCCACTCATCCTCGTCATACTCAATACTGTCATTATCCTCCAGTAGTTCATTCTCATGCTCAGGCCCACCTGCGGCTGCTGCGGCCTCTGCCCCGTCGGGCTCTGCAAACTGGCCCAGGTCCCCGTCTGGCGCCACATAGCCGTTGTTGTTGAAGGGCACCCTGTCCCGGGCCTCCTCCTCAATGTACACCTTCTGGTGGCACATGGGACACGTGTCCTGGATGTAGAGCCACTTACGGAGGCAGAGTGCGTGGAAGTAGTGTTGGCACGGCGTGATACGTGCCGACGTGGCAAACTCCTGGTAGCATATGGCGCAGACGTCCTCGATGTCGCGCAGCTGTCCACCCTTCACCTCCGGCAGGGAGTTGATCTTCTTGACAGCCGTACGGCGGTTGATGAAGGTCTTCCAGCCGTTCTTGGCCTGCAGGTAGATGTTGAAGTAGGCGTGGAGGCACATCATGCAGGCGCGGATCTTGCTGCCCGCCTCGAACATCATGGTGTAGGCGCCGTTTCCAAACATGATGACGCCAAAGATAAACTCGATGACGTTGCCCGTGGAGCGCACGCAGTAGACGTAGTCGTCCAGCTTCTCCCACAGCACGTTGTAGTAGCCATCCACCATAAAGAGGGCGTAGACCGTCAGCGACACCACCACCTTGAGGCAGAGCTCCACGCAGAAGGCTGTGACGGCGAACAGCCAGGTGTTGAGGGCGTAGCGGTGCCACAGAGTGTAGCTGAGCACAATGGGCAGCACGAAGAGGCAGAGCGACACCAGCAGGACCGGGAAGTGGCGGCGGAAGGAGGAGACGTGCGAGGCACTCAGCGACATGAGCACGGGGTCCGTCATGCCATGGATGAAGTGGAGGATGGCAGTCAGCAGAAGACACATATTGCGGCTGAGCCGCACCAGCCGTTCCTCAGGGTCCAGACCACTCAGGCCCGTTTGCAGGGCCAGGATGAAGAAAAGAACGGGTGCCACGAAGCCCAGCCGCTTGTCCTCTTCCTCGGTGGAGCCGATGAATGCCAGGATGCTGAGGCCCAGGTAGTGGGCGATGGAGGAGATGACGGCACTCATGCCCAACACGGTCAGTGTAGAGTCGCAGCCGCTGATGATGAGGTTGCTGAACAGGTCCCAGAATACGTCCCACGTCAGGTAGCTGTGTTCGCCACTCTCGTGCCGCACCACCTTGACTACGTAGACCAGGATGATGGCCTGCGCTGTCATGCGTGTGAGCCAGAAGACACGCAGCACGTCCGGGAAGCGGATCCTCTTCCAGGTGTCCTCCACCAGAAGCTGCAGCCCGTAGATGCGGTACATGTGGCGCACCAGCAGGTAGACGTAGCGGCAGGAGTAGTAGAACCACTTGAGCTTAAGGGCCAGGCACACAGCCGTGTTCAGAGCCAGAGCCAGGCCAGAGGCCACCGCTACCAGTTGCCGTACGTCCACGGGAAGCTCGATGATGA
Coding sequences:
- the LOC120022472 gene encoding E3 ubiquitin-protein ligase RNF139-like isoform X2, coding for MASANVRIGQQALTVLDVAFRVPCIFIIDAIFNSYYDPGSGWAGTAGKILIRVMGIMVSSVVLVLSQKALFKFYTLFFAVLLGVVAILINYYAISHIDFYSAYYKAALGFRLLPRNGPTLWLGMAVVQLLFGMGYVVLLNIQSVFAALVVLDIMIPLWGLIIELPVDVRQLVAVASGLALALNTAVCLALKLKWFYYSCRYVYLLVRHMYRIYGLQLLVEDTWKRIRFPDVLRVFWLTRMTAQAIILVYVVKVVRHESGEHSYLTWDVFWDLFSNLIISGCDSTLTVLGMSAVISSIAHYLGLSILAFIGSTEEEDKRLGFVAPVLFFILALQTGLSGLDPEERLVRLSRNMCLLLTAILHFIHGMTDPVLMSLSASHVSSFRRHFPVLLVSLCLFVLPIVLSYTLWHRYALNTWLFAVTAFCVELCLKVVVSLTVYALFMVDGYYNVLWEKLDDYVYCVRSTGNVIEFIFGVIMFGNGAYTMMFEAGSKIRACMMCLHAYFNIYLQAKNGWKTFINRRTAVKKINSLPEVKGGQLRDIEDVCAICYQEFATSARITPCQHYFHALCLRKWLYIQDTCPMCHQKVYIEEEARDRVPFNNNGYVAPDGDLGQFAEPDGAEAAAAAGMLLVVCLLFC
- the LOC120022472 gene encoding E3 ubiquitin-protein ligase RNF139-like isoform X1 — its product is MASANVRIGQQALTVLDVAFRVPCIFIIDAIFNSYYDPGSGWAGTAGKILIRVMGIMVSSVVLVLSQKALFKFYTLFFAVLLGVVAILINYYAISHIDFYSAYYKAALGFRLLPRNGPTLWLGMAVVQLLFGMGYVVLLNIQSVFAALVVLDIMIPLWGLIIELPVDVRQLVAVASGLALALNTAVCLALKLKWFYYSCRYVYLLVRHMYRIYGLQLLVEDTWKRIRFPDVLRVFWLTRMTAQAIILVYVVKVVRHESGEHSYLTWDVFWDLFSNLIISGCDSTLTVLGMSAVISSIAHYLGLSILAFIGSTEEEDKRLGFVAPVLFFILALQTGLSGLDPEERLVRLSRNMCLLLTAILHFIHGMTDPVLMSLSASHVSSFRRHFPVLLVSLCLFVLPIVLSYTLWHRYALNTWLFAVTAFCVELCLKVVVSLTVYALFMVDGYYNVLWEKLDDYVYCVRSTGNVIEFIFGVIMFGNGAYTMMFEAGSKIRACMMCLHAYFNIYLQAKNGWKTFINRRTAVKKINSLPEVKGGQLRDIEDVCAICYQEFATSARITPCQHYFHALCLRKWLYIQDTCPMCHQKVYIEEEARDRVPFNNNGYVAPDGDLGQFAEPDGAEAAAAAGGPEHENELLEDNDSIEYDEDEWGTENGETPIEEDYINDDTDSNGD